One genomic window of Diospyros lotus cultivar Yz01 chromosome 8, ASM1463336v1, whole genome shotgun sequence includes the following:
- the LOC127807577 gene encoding uncharacterized protein LOC127807577 isoform X1: MEAKQRDLQIQAPGESESPPLEEATVSTFSTRRESSGRCSNSQTDSEEFYQHKDQSDLSDKFCDLNLQFAKPEECDAELPPIRTEENKENMSFLGPESFMEQGSKHEVWGVDLPQQERKDNYQRHFLCQEMSELEEGGIELPSVREKNDEQRTLLSQQIATCSKYTAVPEHKNGGGDQKTQFISQVVDKSNTGENDIELKQESVQVNTESSGFVMNQQIAKQEAFSTSIAQCNRHEGGEKGESNGSQKKLGKYFYYDLPLSEETGVWIPVSVPPLSECDHEEWAKGLNPNGGYFPEVDMGWSQYTEEDKELTMWDVVSEMLLVARGKMRTFASGDISKISWMSSHLVEQAWKEMAQTLTEANFSHTLDILEADPPKWLPDSASSHCMLCSVRFHPIMCTRHHCRFCGGIYCGDCTRGRSLLPVKFHVGDPQRVCDVCYVRLESVQPYLMDQVSHAAQLPTHDVTDLSTLRSWLNFPWGQSMEYEIYKATNTIRGYVEKVSSLGPEKAIPDSILWQAKGLAILTVIKVGTMVTYNTGTGVVIARRQDGSWSPPSAISSFGVGWGAQVGGELIDFIVVLRTNDAIETFCSDVHFAFGAGLSAAVGIFGRAAGVEMRAGDGGYAATYTYSCSKGAFVGCSLEGSVITTRTGENSRFYGSQTISASDIILGSLPRPPAAAILYRALGDLYQKLENVCKTESSCNQFSESGIGKHGVRE; encoded by the exons gaCTCAGAGGAATTTTACCAACACAAAGATCAAAGTGATTTGTCAGACAAATTTTGTGACTTGAACCTGCAATTTGCTAAACCAGAAGAATGTGATGCTGAGTTACCTCCAATTAGGACAGAGGAGAACAAAGAGAACATGAGTTTTCTGGGGCCAGAAAGTTTTATGGAGCAAGGGAGTAAACATGAAGTATGGGGTGTTGACTTACCTCAACAAGAAAGGAAGGACAATTACCAAAGGCATTTCTTGTGCCAAGAAATGTCTGAACTTGAAGAAGGTGGCATTGAATTACCTAGTGTGAGGGAGAAGAATGATGAGCAGAGGACTTTACTGAGCCAGCAAATAGCTACATGCTCAAAATATACTGCAGTTCCTGAACACAAAAATGGTGGTGGTGATCAGAAGACTCAATTTATCAGCCAAGTAGTGGATAAAAGTAATACTGGAGAAAATGATATTGAACTAAAACAAGAATCAGTGCAAGTGAACACAGAGAGTAGTGGTTTCGTCATGAACCAACAAATAGCTAAACAAGAAGCATTCAGTACCAGCATAGCACAATGCAACAGGCATGAGGGTGGTGAGAAGGGAGAATCAAATGGAAGCCAAAAAAAACTTGGAAAATACTTCTATTATGACTTGCCACTTTCTGAAGAAACTGGGGTTTGGATACCAGTTTCTGTTCCACCTCTGTCAGAGTGTGACCATGAAGAGTGGGCCAAAGGTTTAAATCCAAATGGGGGATACTTCCCTGAAGTAGACATGGGTTGGAGTCAATATACTGAGGAAGATAAAGagttaaccatgtgggatgtcgTATCTGAAATGTTACTAGTAGCTCGGGGAAAAATGAGAACTTTTGCTTCAGGTGATATTAGTAAAATTTCATGGATGTCAAGCCACCTAGTTGAGCAGGCTTGGAAAGAGATGGCTCAAACTCTAACGGAGGCCAATTTTAGTCACACACTGGATATTCTTGAAGCAGATCCACCAAAATGGCTGCCTGATAGTGCTTCTTCCCATTGTATGCTTTGTAGTGTCCGTTTTCACCCTATTATGTGCACCCGCCATCACTGCCGTTTTTGTGGGGGAATATATTGTGGTGATTGTACTAGAGGAAGGAGTTTATTGCCAGTAAAGTTTCATGTTGGGGATCCTCAACGCGTTTGTGATGTGTGTTATGTGCGTCTTGAATCTGTGCAGCCATATTTAATGGATCAAGTAAGTCATGCTGCACAGTTACCAACCCATGATGTTACAGACCTCAGCACTTTGAGATCATGGTTGAATTTTCCATGGGGACAGTCCATGGAATATGAGATCTATAAAGCGACAAACACTATTCGGGGCTATGTCGAAAAG GTCAGTTCTCTGGGGCCTGAGAAGGCAATTCCAGATTCTATTCTATGGCAGGCAAAGGGCCTTGCAATACTTACTGTCATAAAAGTTGGCACAATGGTCACCTACAATACTGGAACAGGAGTGGTTATTGCTCGTAGGCAAGATGGTTCGTGGTCTCCACCCTCTGCCATTTCTTCATTCGGTGTTGGTTGGGGAGCACAG GTTGGTGGAGAGTTGATTGACTTTATTGTCGTTCTGAGGACAAATGATGCTATTGAAACCTTTTGCAGTGATGTCCACTTCGCATTTGGAGCTGGTTTGAGTGCCGCTGTTGGCATTTTTGGACGAGCAGCTGGAGTTGAGATGCGAGCTGGGGATGGTGGTTATGCTGCTACTTATACATACAGCTGCAGTAAAG GTGCATTTGTCGGATGTTCACTAGAAGGGAGCGTCATCACCACACGCACGGGAGAGAATTCCCGATTCTATGGCAGCCAAACAATAAGTGCATCGGATATTATTCTTGGCTCATTACCCCGGCCACCTGCGGCTGCCATTCTCTATCGCGCGCTTGGGGATCTATATCAGAAACTCGAAAACGTATGTAAAACCGAATCATCCTGCAATCAATTTTCAGAAAGTGGGATTGGAAAACATGGTGTACGTGAATGA
- the LOC127807577 gene encoding uncharacterized protein LOC127807577 isoform X2 has protein sequence MEAKQRDLQIQAPGESESPPLEEATVSTFSTRRESSGRCSNSQTDSEEFYQHKDQSDLSDKFCDLNLQFAKPEECDAELPPIRTEENKENMSFLGPESFMEQGSKHEVWGVDLPQQERKDNYQRHFLCQEMSELEEGGIELPSVREKNDEQRTLLSQQIATCSKYTAVPEHKNGGGDQKTQFISQVVDKSNTGENDIELKQESVQVNTESSGFVMNQQIAKQEAFSTSIAQCNRHEGGEKGESNGSQKKLGKYFYYDLPLSEETGVWIPVSVPPLSECDHEEWAKGLNPNGGYFPEVDMGWSQYTEEDKELTMWDVVSEMLLVARGKMRTFASGDISKISWMSSHLVEQAWKEMAQTLTEANFSHTLDILEADPPKWLPDSASSHCMLCSVRFHPIMCTRHHCRFCGGIYCGDCTRGRSLLPVKFHVGDPQRVCDVCYVRLESVQPYLMDQVSHAAQLPTHDVTDLSTLRSWLNFPWGQSMEYEIYKATNTIRGYVEKVGGELIDFIVVLRTNDAIETFCSDVHFAFGAGLSAAVGIFGRAAGVEMRAGDGGYAATYTYSCSKGAFVGCSLEGSVITTRTGENSRFYGSQTISASDIILGSLPRPPAAAILYRALGDLYQKLENVCKTESSCNQFSESGIGKHGVRE, from the exons gaCTCAGAGGAATTTTACCAACACAAAGATCAAAGTGATTTGTCAGACAAATTTTGTGACTTGAACCTGCAATTTGCTAAACCAGAAGAATGTGATGCTGAGTTACCTCCAATTAGGACAGAGGAGAACAAAGAGAACATGAGTTTTCTGGGGCCAGAAAGTTTTATGGAGCAAGGGAGTAAACATGAAGTATGGGGTGTTGACTTACCTCAACAAGAAAGGAAGGACAATTACCAAAGGCATTTCTTGTGCCAAGAAATGTCTGAACTTGAAGAAGGTGGCATTGAATTACCTAGTGTGAGGGAGAAGAATGATGAGCAGAGGACTTTACTGAGCCAGCAAATAGCTACATGCTCAAAATATACTGCAGTTCCTGAACACAAAAATGGTGGTGGTGATCAGAAGACTCAATTTATCAGCCAAGTAGTGGATAAAAGTAATACTGGAGAAAATGATATTGAACTAAAACAAGAATCAGTGCAAGTGAACACAGAGAGTAGTGGTTTCGTCATGAACCAACAAATAGCTAAACAAGAAGCATTCAGTACCAGCATAGCACAATGCAACAGGCATGAGGGTGGTGAGAAGGGAGAATCAAATGGAAGCCAAAAAAAACTTGGAAAATACTTCTATTATGACTTGCCACTTTCTGAAGAAACTGGGGTTTGGATACCAGTTTCTGTTCCACCTCTGTCAGAGTGTGACCATGAAGAGTGGGCCAAAGGTTTAAATCCAAATGGGGGATACTTCCCTGAAGTAGACATGGGTTGGAGTCAATATACTGAGGAAGATAAAGagttaaccatgtgggatgtcgTATCTGAAATGTTACTAGTAGCTCGGGGAAAAATGAGAACTTTTGCTTCAGGTGATATTAGTAAAATTTCATGGATGTCAAGCCACCTAGTTGAGCAGGCTTGGAAAGAGATGGCTCAAACTCTAACGGAGGCCAATTTTAGTCACACACTGGATATTCTTGAAGCAGATCCACCAAAATGGCTGCCTGATAGTGCTTCTTCCCATTGTATGCTTTGTAGTGTCCGTTTTCACCCTATTATGTGCACCCGCCATCACTGCCGTTTTTGTGGGGGAATATATTGTGGTGATTGTACTAGAGGAAGGAGTTTATTGCCAGTAAAGTTTCATGTTGGGGATCCTCAACGCGTTTGTGATGTGTGTTATGTGCGTCTTGAATCTGTGCAGCCATATTTAATGGATCAAGTAAGTCATGCTGCACAGTTACCAACCCATGATGTTACAGACCTCAGCACTTTGAGATCATGGTTGAATTTTCCATGGGGACAGTCCATGGAATATGAGATCTATAAAGCGACAAACACTATTCGGGGCTATGTCGAAAAG GTTGGTGGAGAGTTGATTGACTTTATTGTCGTTCTGAGGACAAATGATGCTATTGAAACCTTTTGCAGTGATGTCCACTTCGCATTTGGAGCTGGTTTGAGTGCCGCTGTTGGCATTTTTGGACGAGCAGCTGGAGTTGAGATGCGAGCTGGGGATGGTGGTTATGCTGCTACTTATACATACAGCTGCAGTAAAG GTGCATTTGTCGGATGTTCACTAGAAGGGAGCGTCATCACCACACGCACGGGAGAGAATTCCCGATTCTATGGCAGCCAAACAATAAGTGCATCGGATATTATTCTTGGCTCATTACCCCGGCCACCTGCGGCTGCCATTCTCTATCGCGCGCTTGGGGATCTATATCAGAAACTCGAAAACGTATGTAAAACCGAATCATCCTGCAATCAATTTTCAGAAAGTGGGATTGGAAAACATGGTGTACGTGAATGA